A window of the Fusarium poae strain DAOMC 252244 chromosome 3, whole genome shotgun sequence genome harbors these coding sequences:
- the TIM9 gene encoding protein transporter tim9 (BUSCO:58714at5125) produces the protein MDMLSAAEQRTLEQRMQKRQVKEFMGAFGGLVEHCFMSCVDDFTSKAISNRESGCINRCVQKWMASQQRISDRFQEHNAQLTAQMNK, from the exons ATGGATAT GCTTTCAGCCGCCGAGCAGCGCACTCTTGAGCAGCGCATGCAGAAGCGCCAGGTCAAGGAGTTTATGGGT GCTTTCGGCGGTCTTGTCGAGCACTGCTTCATGTCCTGCGTCGATGACTTCACCTCAAAGGCCATTTCCAACCGGGAAAGCGGCTGCATCAACCGCTGCGTCCAGAAGTGGATGGCCTCTCAGCAGCGCATCAGCGACCGCTTCCAGGAGCACAACGCCCAGCTCACAGCTCAGATGAACAAATAA
- a CDS encoding hypothetical protein (BUSCO:616at5125) has protein sequence MAPVADRIYFPSLEQCLTGERVLLSWKLIATALSDSSGQRTTSSAVIDFLSDDYVHRLLEDPASTFAPADETTKKDFQTKTAPINVPASSDGRPDIESIKKDAEWLSKNAKINLVAALRIVVIEHQSRPARHLSGPLSSQDAKNLQEAAGLNNGQGSGFLSDLGSASALDAEEIWAEFEKTETRQRRLFDTYLTERRFFMMSADYANSIKLYGRLPTFANVDLDLAKTYRLTLPARDDAEPLLPTYLQILTDSMSRIESGLKAITDEKWVTEEVEIDWIRTLLTEAVHALSVVFQIVDSFGDEFAPSNAVNQWFSLMDVYRFFDAVQPIHESIAPLITPLKTLSVAVSLILLKPARSLTYLSEREEDATQADTTYDTYLLSSDVLEQVHKSVLNAADADSENASPVIFAWTLLLHRMNVSYQARTEKRDNLLQQNARETFEAGGVIRPVARRNSAGSIFSIESSKFDGFLENATASKDLVVVEQLASAVTAQGRVFDVISNMASSLGPSDEGSMTPLLSSRLRNVFLELLKVSYPIVGYQSEPVSALLSVLSAGRNYWDLSSKENLSEKQDILASMLNDDLALEFFFQQALDRYPYEFMPFITLCRTLASATSLRDSERSQMILNLLRATPTLTFVLPDHFQDYELAQEDENTNTFCLLQDIPIISLSPSWRGRRAEDDSYRIPAGTYGRFVTDTGRVVSMEYPHSTISLLGRRLEINLMKEGYQSELGMLQPEETAEVISLFATLIRMEYLNAAQEDTSGALVLSDNDILSEAKKHIDAGSGRDLLTVVCDTMDYYMQVDLAESEDVVVTILTSCIQFLDAVLPIYPSRVWSYLSRCELLSSESRAGKLTKVVGSLDLVQERLGFLSSCLRLFGNLIDTAMTSAVQRRAGIQTAGRSKSDLNPWLGTADKVLAKVSYAIAQAGVDIFENTSTWRFASDTCRSSILRDVVPILHKIISYSYSLGDSSTSENLTSCLRPAASYVIDCFISPSTGSLRFQPLLSSLITAFTTADSTLYPRRVEMIHLQLSAVLELSATLLRVANYLEQSSSMIETYLFKSSTLLARLCATSDHYRRPTMWLLESLVVNAGKSSSEPPSLLGYLGPQISKSFLQLLSTLGKPFELRTEVKATWRFFSAILRNRQQWMSNCLLTGQTPREAMKDKKKTDVSSNSVFATGLAKLGKLKDLEVSEALVILDFVASAQNFWPWTVFTLQKDTAYLDGLRAYVRELKPSNLTVKSDPVRAGFEARLAAYVAETFAMQLYHSRHLGNSDKLAKNLVSDLDYYLRDGVEVGGYNKSLHNNFARNFSNKYSDCPVDYFKRTALEPRELGKSYYYDLERADEMLRFDPGWKTRKDDGFKAEMERANMNLSLVDAQLALFHAWEFLLVELSTCLPKNDTVEKQMLQVAQQCLNANQGIPGPEHIFLKLVESRANLALVLIQRLVKSSVPVKDINQLLSTLVGTMNGVEEPWGPESISYYRTLLKALFVTLRAYHTIGKKETQDVFEGTTVTVTQTVLNVLDRVVGRGFRALVSLVHDSETSVSPEDLGLLTAILQACLSLPNMEQSQTQVLNIMAEHQVLHAVSSLFSWADRLSDQGDPIYGELSMLFLLELSTLPLVAEQMACDGILSNILSANLTKFMLKSNISPYSDSPVVQRCYGIWAKGLLPLMLNLLTALGATIAPEVAYVLNQFPHLLEASVDRFEAPGASRTQSRASPHYLTLVAISEVHSLALLTRVLAALRVNNNRDIPDVEWDSANLLENVEFWLSTKKLLKERLMPLGQREMDWRGMKPVAGAYDSLLEEKAVAQLDAIRDVLGDEAEN, from the exons ATGGCGCCGGTGGCCGATCGCATATATTTCCCCTCCCTAGAGCAATGCCTGACTGGGGAGAGGGTACTGCT TTCATGGAAGCTTATAGCAACTGCGCTTTCCGATAGCTCTGGACAGAGGACTACGAGCTCTGCTGTTATCGATTTTTTGAGCGACGATTATGTTCACCGTCTTCTTGAGGATCCTGCCAGCACCTTCGCACCCGCAGACGAAACTACCAAAAAAGATTTTCAGACAAAAACAGCACCGATCAACGTGCCCGCCAGCTCGGATGGGCGACCCGATATCGAGTCGATCAAGAAGGATGCCGAATGGCTCAGCAAAAATGCCAAAATCAACCTAGTTGCAGCTCTCCGCATCGTCGTTATCGAACACCAGTCTCGCCCAGCTCGCCATCTTAGTGGTCCACTATCATCGCAGGATGCAAAGAACTTGCAAGAAGCTGCCGGTCTTAACAATGGCCAAGGGTCAGGATTCCTGTCAGATTTGGGCTCAGCATCTGCGTTGGATGCTGAGGAGATATGGGCCGAGTTCGAGAAAACCGAGACGAGACAGCGACGTCTGTTTGATACATACCTTACCGAGCGCCGTTTCTTTATGATGTCTGCGGATTACGCCAACTCTATCAAGCTATACGGGAGACTACCTACCTTTGCCAATGTTGATCTCGACCTGGCCAAGACTTACCGACTGACTTTGCCTGCGCGCGACGATGCGGAACCTCTATTGCCTACATATCTTCAAATTCTGACAGACTCCATGAGTCGCATCGAATCGGGTCTCAAAGCTATCACTGACGAAAAGTGGGTGACGGAGGAGGTTGAAATCGACTGGATAAGAACTCTTTTAACTGAAGCTGTTCACGCCCTGTCCGTTGTGTTCCAGATAGTGGATAGTTTTGGAGACGAGTTTGCGCCCTCGAATGCTGTTAATCAGTGGTTCTCGTTGATGGACGTCTACAGATTCTTTGACGCCGTTCAGCCG ATCCACGAAAGCATTGCTCCATTAATTACACCCCTGAAGACGCTCTCAGTTGCCGTgtctttaattttacttaaacCAGCTCGTTCACTGACCTATCTCTCCGAGAGAGAGGAGGATGCGACTCAAGCCGATACCACCTACGACACATATCTCCTCTCGTCCGATGTCCTCGAGCAAGTTCACAAGAGTGTACTCAATGCAGCAGATGCCGACTCCGAGAATGCTTCGCCTGTCATATTCGCCTGGACATTGCTCCTCCATCGCATGAACGTATCTTATCAAGCCAGAACCGAGAAACGGGACAACTTGCTGCAACAGAATGCGCGAGAAACTTTCGAGGCCGGAGGTGTGATTCGTCCAGTTGCAAGGCGCAACTCGGCAGGCAGCATCTTCTCCATCGAATCCTCAAAGTTTGACGGCTTTCTTGAAAATGCGACTGCCTCCAAGGACCTTGTCGTTGTGGAACAGCTTGCATCGGCGGTCACAGCTCAGGGGCGAGTCTTTGATGTCATATCCAATATGGCATCAAGCTTAGGCCCTTCTGATGAAGGCAGCATGACCCCTTTGCTCAGTTCTCGACTTCGCAATGTGTTCCTGGAACTCCTCAAGGTTTCCTACCCCATTGTCGGTTACCAGTCAGAACCCGTGAGCGCCTTGCTTTCTGTTCTTAGCGCCGGCCGAAATTACTGGGATCTCTCGTCGAAGGAAAACCTTTCCGAGAAGCAGGATATCCTTGCGTCTATGCTCAACGATGACCTCGCACTGGAGTTTTTCTTTCAGCAAGCCCTTGACAGGTACCCTTACGAGTTCATGCCCTTCATCACTCTCTGCCGGACACTTGCGAGCGCTACTAGCCTTCGAGATAGCGAGCGATCGCAGATGATTCTCAACCTTCTTCGGGCGACACCTACACTAACATTTGTTCTCCCTGATCACTTTCAAGATTATGAACTCGCCCAAGAGGATGAGAATACAAACACCTTCTGCCTGCTGCAGGACATCCCCATCATCTCATTATCCCCCTCGTGGCGCGGTAGGCGTGCCGAAGATGATTCGTATAGAATACCCGCTGGGACATATGGCCGCTTCGTTACAGATACAGGTAGAGTCGTCTCAATGGAGTACCCTCACTCAACGATTTCCCTCTTGGGTCGGCGACTGGAAATCAACTTGATGAAGGAGGGCTATCAGTCTGAACTTGGAATGCTCCAACCTGAGGAAACAGCCGAAGTCATCTCTCTATTCGCGACACTCATTCGTATGGAATACTTGAATGCTGCTCAAGAAGATACAAGCGGAGCCCTAGTGCTTTCAGACAACGATATTCTTTCCGAGGCTAAGAAGCACATCGATGCGGGTAGTGGGAGGGATCTGTTGACAGTAGTCTGTGACACAATGGACTATTATATGCAGGTCGATCTTGCAGAGAGTGAGGATGTCGTCGTGACAATTCTTACTTCTTGCATTCAATTCTTGGATGCGGTTCTGCCAATTTACCCCAGCAGGGTTTGGTCTTATCTTTCTCGCTGCGAGCTATTGAGTTCCGAGTCAAGAGCTGGGAAGCTCACCAAGGTTGTTGGTAGCCTCGATTTAGTCCAGGAGAGGCTTGGATTTTTGTCGTCTTGTCTACGCCTGTTTGGTAATCTGATTGACACTGCGATGACTTCAGCCGTTCAACGTCGAGCTGGTATTCAGACTGCTGGCAGAAGCAAGTCGGACTTGAACCCTTGGCTTGGTACAGCCGACAAGGTGCTGGCAAAGGTCAGTTATGCGATTGCCCAAGCAGGAGTCGATATTTTTGAGAACACATCCACTTGGAGATTTGCGTCTGATACTTGCCGCTCATCAATTCTTCGAGACGTCGTGCCTATTTTGCACAAAATCATCTCGTACAGCTATAGCCTTGGCGATTCATCTACCTCAGAGAACCTGACTTCTTGTCTTCGACCAGCCGCATCCTATGTCATCGACTGCTTTATTTCGCCCTCTACTGGGTCTCTTCGTTTCCAACCTCTCTTATCCTCTCTAATTACAGCATTTACAACGGCCGATAGCACACTCTACCCAAGACGTGTGGAGATGATTCACTTACAGTTGAGCGCTGTGCTAGAACTATCTGCCACTCTCTTGCGGGTTGCAAATTATCTCGAGCAATCCTCCAGCATGATCGAGACCTATCTCTTCAAGAGCTCGACTCTGCTTGCACGCCTGTGTGCAACATCTGACCATTATCGCAGACCCACGATGTGGCTTCTCGAGTCTTTGGTTGTGAATGCTGGCAAGTCTTCAAGCGAGCCTCCTTCGCTACTCGGTTATCTAGGACCTCAAATTTCCAAATCTTTTTTGCAACTTCTGTCGACTCTTGGAAAGCCATTCGAATTGAGAACCGAAGTCAAGGCAACTTGGAGATTTTTCTCTGCTATCCTGAGAAACAGACAACAGTGGATGTCCAATTGTCTTCTTACAGGGCAAACCCCAAGAGAGGCGAtgaaggacaagaagaagactgaTGTCTCTTCCAACTCAGTATTCGCCACAGGACTTGCCAAGCTCGGAAAGCTGAAGGATCTTGAAGTAAGCGAAGCACTGGTCATACTTGACTTCGTTGCCTCGGCTCAGAACTTCTGGCCCTGGACCGTTTTCACACTGCAAAAAGACACAGCGTACCTGGATGGTCTCAGAGCATATGTTCGAGAACTCAAGCCATCCAACCTTACTGTGAAGAGTGATCCTGTGCGTGCCGGCTTTGAGGCGAGACTTGCCGCGTACGTTGCTGAGACATTTGCTATGCAACTATACCATTCACGACATCTCGGCAATTCGGATAAGTTGGCAAAGAATCTCGTCAGCGATCTCGACTATTACCTTCGCGACGGAGTTGAGGTTGGAGGCTACAACAAGTCTTTGCACAACAATTTTGCAAGGAACTTTTCGAACAAGTACTCTGACTGTCCCGTTGATTACTTCAAACGAACTGCCCTTGAGCCACGAGAATTAGGAAAGAGCTACTACTATGACCTCGAACGTGCTGACGAGATGCTCCGGTTTGACCCTGGTTGGAAGACCCGAAAGGATGATGGCTTCAAGGCAGAGATGGAACGCGCAAACATGAACTTATCCCTTGTCGATGCTCAGCTT GCCCTTTTCCATGCTTGGGAGTTCCTGCTAGTTGAACTTTCCACATGCCTACCCAAGAACGATACCGTTGAGAAACAAATGTTGCAGGTTGCTCAACAATGCTTAAATGCAAACCAAGGCATTCCTGGACCTGAGCATATTTTCCTCAAGTTGGTTGAATCCCGGGCCAACCTCGCTCTTGTGTTGATTCAACGTCTTGTCAAATCCTCCGTGCCAGTGAAGGACATCAACCAGCTTCTTTCGACTCTTGTCGGTACAATGAACGGAGTTGAAGAGCCTTGGGGACCTGAGTCTATCTCATATTATCGtaccctgctgaaagccctATTTGTCACCCTGCGTGCGTACCACACCATTGGTAAGAAAGAAACCCAAGATGTGTTTGAGGGAACCACAGTGACAGTTACACAAACTGTGCTGAATGTCCTCGACCGCGTCGTTGGCAGAGGTTTCCGCGCATTAGTTAGCCTGGTTCACGACAGCGAAACCAGCGTGTCGCCAGAGGACCTCGGACTACTTACAGCCATCCTCCAAGCATGCCTCAGCTTGCCTAACATGGAGCAATCACAGACTCAGGTTCTCAACATCATGGCTGAGCATCAAGTTCTTCATGCCGTGTCATCCCTCTTCTCTTGGGCCGACAGGCTGTCTGACCAAGGCGACCCCATTTATGGTGAGCTGAGCATGCTATTCTTGCTTGAACTCTCTACTCTGCCTTTGGTTGCCGAGCAGATGGCCTGTGATGGTATTTTGAGCAACATTCTATCAGCAAATCTGACAAAGTTTATGCTCAAATCTAACATCTCCCCCTACTCGGATTCTCCTGTTGTGCAACGCTGCTACGGTATCTGGGCCAAGGGACTACTTCCTCTGATGTTGAACTTGCTTACAGCTTTGGGCGCTACCATTGCTCCAGAGGTTGCCTACGTGTTGAACCAGTTCCCACATCTATTGGAGGCAAGCGTTGACCGTTTTGAGGCACCAGGGGCAAGCCGCACGCAGTCTCGAGCATCACCTCACTACTTGACTCTTGTGGCTATTTCTGAAGTTCATTCCCTGGCTCTTCTCACAAGAGTGCTTGCTGCCCTTCGCGTAAACAACAACCGGGACATTCCGGACGTCGAATGGGACTCAGCAAACCTTCTTGAAAACGTCGAGTTTTGGTTGAGCACAAAGAAGCTGCTGAAAGAGCGACTTATGCCTTTAGGGCAACGAGAAATGGATTGGCGGGGTATGAAGCCCGTCGCCGGAGCATACGATAGTCTTTTGGAGGAGAAAGCTGTGGCTCAACTGGACGCCATCCGGGATGTGCTGGGCGATGAGGCCGAGAATTGA